In one window of Fictibacillus phosphorivorans DNA:
- a CDS encoding ABC transporter permease gives MISETHKWKVAQRASPQKLSSSRGIFQIGKCVLIGSILPIILLVVWEIAARTGLLAAHLLPAPTIILEKIISMYQDGSLFGHISITLTRVFLGFAIGTGAAVVIGAIVGYAKTAERLLDPLFQAIRSIPSLAWVPLFILWMGIGEPSKISLIAVGVFFPVYLNIVAGIQGVDRKLIEVGRIYQLTPYQLTKRIILPAALPSFITGMRSGLGLGWMFVVAAELMGASEGLGYLLVVGQNTYSPDTVIASILLFAVLGKITDAVLKWVEHRSLKWQDSMTNQG, from the coding sequence ATGATTTCTGAAACACATAAGTGGAAAGTAGCACAGAGAGCTTCCCCTCAGAAGCTCTCATCATCTAGAGGTATCTTTCAAATCGGTAAATGCGTTCTTATAGGTTCGATCCTACCAATCATTCTATTAGTAGTTTGGGAAATCGCCGCTAGAACAGGACTTCTCGCCGCACATCTGTTGCCAGCACCAACCATTATTTTAGAAAAAATAATCAGTATGTATCAAGATGGTTCACTGTTCGGTCATATCTCTATTACCCTGACGCGGGTATTCTTAGGATTTGCAATTGGAACGGGAGCGGCGGTTGTAATCGGTGCAATCGTAGGTTATGCAAAAACAGCAGAAAGACTATTAGACCCATTGTTTCAAGCCATTCGATCTATCCCATCTCTCGCGTGGGTACCGCTCTTTATCCTTTGGATGGGAATTGGAGAACCTTCCAAGATTTCATTAATCGCAGTAGGTGTATTCTTTCCTGTCTATTTAAATATTGTGGCAGGAATCCAAGGTGTGGATCGTAAGCTTATTGAGGTCGGAAGAATATATCAGCTCACACCTTACCAGCTAACAAAACGCATTATATTGCCAGCTGCATTACCTTCATTTATTACAGGTATGCGCAGCGGATTAGGACTTGGGTGGATGTTCGTAGTAGCGGCAGAACTTATGGGAGCAAGTGAAGGACTAGGCTATCTGCTCGTGGTAGGTCAGAACACATACTCACCAGATACGGTAATTGCAAGCATCTTGCTATTTGCAGTCTTAGGAAAAATAACGGATGCCGTTTTGAAATGGGTCGAACATCGTTCACTAAAATGGCAAGACAGTATGACCAATCAAGGATAG
- a CDS encoding PLP-dependent aspartate aminotransferase family protein: MTKSFDGYDIETLLLHGGQAPDPTTGSRAVPVYQTTSYVFSDTDHAQSLFALDEPGNIYSRIGNPTVDVFEKRVALLEDGVAAVATSSGMSAIALAILNIAHAGDEIIAATNLYGGTYNLFSTTLPKYGINVKFVDAEDPENFRKAITPNTKGFFAETIGNPSLNVLDIEAVADIAHENGVPLLIDNTFATPYVTKPLSFGADIVIHSATKWIGGHGTAIGGVVVDGGRFNWNSEKYPGFTEPDNSYNGLRYANDFGTLAFATKLRVQLLRDFGACLSPHNAFLLLQGLETLHLRVEKHAKNAQEVAEYLEKHPAVDWVSYPGLASHRSHELAKKYLSNGFGSIVNFGIKGGRDAGRKVINNISLWSHVANVGDAKSLIIHPASTTHQQLSGEELVATGVTEELIRLSVGLESVKDLTNDLDRAIQTATGIGSDKTEITINDEGVIRWALHSSQYRAVENGQEIQRPKTLAIVGLSSNPARPSHRLARKMQRLGYKIVPVNPRETEVLDEKAYPDLKSIPFPIDVVQVFRSPEAAIELAKEAAITQPKVFWLQEGVISPEAAKIAKEAGIDVVHNRCTYKEAQRLRGTISTYACEL; the protein is encoded by the coding sequence GATACAGACCATGCGCAAAGCCTTTTCGCACTTGACGAGCCAGGAAATATCTATAGCCGGATTGGGAATCCAACAGTCGACGTTTTTGAGAAAAGAGTCGCCCTTTTAGAAGATGGTGTAGCAGCAGTTGCAACGTCTTCTGGTATGTCAGCAATCGCGCTAGCTATCTTAAATATCGCACATGCAGGAGATGAGATTATTGCAGCTACCAATCTATATGGAGGAACGTACAACTTATTTTCTACTACTCTCCCAAAATACGGAATCAACGTAAAGTTTGTTGATGCAGAAGATCCTGAGAACTTCAGAAAAGCGATTACTCCAAACACGAAAGGATTTTTTGCTGAAACGATCGGCAATCCGAGTCTTAATGTTCTAGATATTGAGGCAGTAGCGGATATCGCGCATGAGAACGGTGTACCTTTACTTATTGATAATACGTTCGCAACTCCATATGTAACCAAACCTTTAAGTTTTGGAGCTGACATCGTCATTCACTCAGCAACAAAGTGGATCGGTGGACATGGAACAGCCATCGGCGGTGTTGTGGTAGACGGAGGACGCTTTAATTGGAACTCAGAGAAATATCCAGGATTCACAGAGCCAGATAACAGTTATAACGGATTAAGATACGCGAATGACTTCGGGACATTAGCTTTCGCGACAAAATTACGCGTACAGCTTTTACGAGATTTCGGGGCATGTTTAAGTCCACACAATGCATTTCTCCTTCTGCAAGGTTTAGAAACCCTGCATCTACGCGTGGAAAAACATGCGAAGAACGCACAAGAAGTAGCGGAATACCTGGAAAAACATCCAGCGGTAGATTGGGTTTCTTATCCTGGCCTTGCTTCGCACAGAAGTCATGAGCTTGCTAAAAAATATTTAAGCAATGGTTTTGGTTCGATCGTAAACTTTGGGATCAAGGGTGGTCGTGATGCCGGACGTAAAGTCATTAACAACATCTCATTATGGTCACACGTTGCAAATGTTGGTGATGCAAAATCATTGATTATCCACCCTGCTTCTACCACTCATCAGCAACTGAGTGGAGAAGAATTAGTAGCAACAGGCGTAACAGAAGAACTGATTCGGTTATCGGTCGGACTTGAGTCCGTAAAAGATCTTACGAATGATCTTGATCGTGCCATACAAACGGCAACTGGCATCGGGTCGGATAAGACGGAGATCACGATAAATGATGAAGGTGTCATTCGCTGGGCATTGCATTCATCACAGTATCGAGCAGTCGAGAACGGTCAAGAAATTCAACGTCCTAAGACGCTTGCGATCGTTGGACTCAGTTCTAACCCAGCAAGACCCAGCCATAGATTAGCAAGAAAAATGCAGCGCCTTGGCTATAAGATCGTTCCTGTAAATCCAAGAGAAACGGAAGTGCTTGATGAAAAAGCGTATCCAGATTTAAAATCTATTCCGTTTCCAATCGATGTGGTTCAAGTGTTTAGAAGTCCAGAAGCAGCGATTGAGCTCGCAAAGGAAGCGGCGATTACACAGCCAAAAGTATTCTGGCTGCAAGAAGGTGTCATCTCGCCAGAAGCAGCAAAAATTGCGAAAGAAGCTGGGATTGATGTGGTGCATAACAGATGTACGTATAAAGAAGCACAACGTCTAAGAGGAACAATTTCAACGTATGCGTGTGAACTTTAA
- the metX gene encoding homoserine O-acetyltransferase MetX, with translation MSYKNLLETSRKIGKIRIGDFALESGKVIPNAELAFEKTGNAKGPVILLCHALTGNQYAYGSEEDPGWWRGLVGPDQYVDTNQFQVITFNVLGGCNGSTGPAKTNPQTGENYGKSFPFVTVRDMVRAQRQALSILGIPRLHAVMGGSLGGMQALEWAVQFPYFLEKVFIFAATPFLSDYGVAFNRLALHAIESDPVYKSGNYKSDDRLVGLEIARMAGLLTYRQPKLFNERFNREIKEKDDEGKPFFQVDSYLTYQGEKLIKRFDVESYVSLLYAMNAFDIGDKLGGWERAASQIQAEVHAFGYEGDLLYPPKVIEDFVKQTRFGTYYSIETDFGHDGFLVEFDKWGPHVREALRQEGRLQYGTY, from the coding sequence GTGAGTTACAAAAACTTGCTTGAAACTTCTAGAAAGATAGGGAAGATCAGGATCGGTGATTTTGCTCTAGAATCAGGAAAAGTAATTCCAAATGCGGAATTAGCTTTTGAGAAAACAGGCAACGCTAAAGGTCCTGTAATCTTACTCTGCCACGCCTTAACTGGAAATCAGTATGCTTACGGTTCAGAAGAAGACCCAGGTTGGTGGCGTGGATTAGTGGGACCTGATCAATATGTTGACACAAATCAATTCCAAGTAATCACATTTAACGTACTTGGAGGATGCAACGGTTCAACTGGTCCAGCAAAGACGAATCCTCAAACCGGTGAAAACTATGGGAAATCATTTCCTTTTGTAACGGTACGAGACATGGTTCGCGCGCAGCGTCAGGCACTTAGTATCTTAGGAATTCCAAGGCTTCATGCTGTTATGGGAGGATCACTTGGCGGTATGCAGGCACTTGAATGGGCTGTGCAGTTTCCGTACTTTTTAGAAAAAGTATTTATTTTTGCAGCAACTCCTTTCTTAAGTGATTATGGCGTCGCTTTTAATAGACTCGCCCTTCACGCGATCGAGAGCGATCCTGTCTATAAGAGTGGTAACTATAAAAGTGATGATAGACTTGTAGGTTTGGAGATTGCACGGATGGCGGGCCTATTAACGTACCGGCAACCTAAGCTATTTAATGAGAGGTTCAATCGAGAGATTAAAGAAAAAGACGACGAAGGTAAGCCATTCTTTCAAGTAGATTCGTATCTTACGTATCAAGGGGAAAAATTGATCAAGAGGTTTGATGTGGAAAGCTATGTTTCTCTTCTATACGCGATGAACGCTTTTGATATCGGGGATAAGCTCGGTGGATGGGAGCGGGCGGCATCACAGATTCAAGCTGAAGTTCATGCGTTTGGCTATGAAGGTGATCTTCTATATCCGCCAAAAGTCATTGAAGATTTTGTGAAACAAACTCGATTTGGAACCTATTATTCGATAGAAACAGATTTCGGTCATGATGGATTCTTAGTGGAATTTGATAAATGGGGACCACATGTGAGAGAAGCATTGAGACAGGAGGGGAGGCTGCAATATGGCACCTATTAA
- the acsA gene encoding acetate--CoA ligase, with the protein MTKLATIHPVRGTHNISEDQSATSFSWDTFIERFDRRSDGKTNMAYECVDRHVEEGRGKKTALHYIDDSQETKMNYYELKKTTDQWAAVLKKHGVKSGDFVFVFLPKHHHCHIAMLAAIKLGAIVGPLFEAFMSDAVRDRISDCEGTFLITDEELYQRVPREDLPSLHTVFLTDGEGEKGEISLQKELKSVGSTESQIEWVDPEHGLNIHYTSGSTGKPKGIIHAHRAMVQQYLTGRWVLDIQEDDVYWCTAHPGWVTGTVYGVFAPLLNGATIVVHGGRFKAETWYETLQKTGVTVWYSAPTAFRMLMAKGNQLPQNYDLSKLRHLLSVGEPLNPEVIYWGQNVLGKRIHDTWWMTETGAQLIVNLPTEPIKPGSMGKAFPGIIATVLDEDGNELPPYAVGHLAIKAPWPAIMKEVWQNPEKYDSYFSWGEWYVSGDLAIKDEDDYIFFQGRSDDMINSSGERIGPFEVESKLIEHKAVAEAGVIGKPDPIRGEIVKAFIVLKDGFSESQELLDEIRIFVRGELAAHAAPREIEIVEELPKTKISGKILRRELKARELQKLA; encoded by the coding sequence ATGACAAAACTAGCGACCATTCATCCAGTCAGAGGAACACATAATATTTCAGAAGACCAGAGCGCTACAAGCTTTTCATGGGATACTTTTATCGAAAGGTTCGATAGACGAAGTGATGGTAAGACGAACATGGCTTATGAGTGTGTAGATCGTCATGTTGAAGAAGGAAGAGGTAAGAAAACAGCTCTTCATTATATAGACGATTCACAAGAAACTAAAATGAACTATTACGAGCTTAAGAAAACGACAGATCAGTGGGCGGCAGTGTTAAAAAAACATGGTGTGAAGAGCGGAGACTTTGTTTTTGTCTTCTTACCCAAACACCATCATTGTCATATCGCGATGTTAGCTGCTATCAAACTAGGAGCAATCGTCGGTCCATTATTTGAAGCGTTCATGTCTGATGCGGTAAGGGACCGTATTAGTGACTGTGAAGGAACGTTCTTGATTACAGATGAAGAGTTGTATCAGCGTGTACCAAGAGAGGATCTCCCGAGTCTTCACACGGTCTTTTTAACAGATGGTGAAGGAGAAAAAGGCGAAATCTCGCTTCAAAAAGAGTTGAAGAGTGTGGGAAGCACTGAGAGTCAGATTGAGTGGGTAGACCCTGAACATGGACTGAACATCCACTACACTTCCGGTTCTACTGGAAAACCAAAAGGTATCATTCATGCTCATCGAGCGATGGTGCAGCAATATCTTACAGGCAGATGGGTGTTGGATATTCAAGAAGATGATGTGTATTGGTGCACGGCCCATCCGGGATGGGTGACAGGGACGGTGTATGGCGTTTTTGCTCCATTATTAAACGGAGCTACCATTGTCGTTCACGGCGGACGATTTAAAGCAGAAACGTGGTACGAGACTTTACAGAAAACAGGTGTAACGGTTTGGTATAGCGCTCCAACAGCCTTTCGCATGTTGATGGCAAAAGGAAATCAGCTTCCACAAAACTATGATCTCTCTAAGCTTCGCCATCTATTAAGTGTAGGCGAACCATTGAATCCCGAAGTGATCTATTGGGGACAGAACGTGCTTGGAAAAAGAATTCATGATACGTGGTGGATGACGGAAACCGGTGCACAACTTATTGTGAACCTTCCGACAGAGCCGATCAAACCTGGTTCCATGGGAAAAGCATTTCCTGGCATTATCGCAACCGTGTTAGATGAAGATGGGAATGAACTGCCACCTTATGCTGTAGGTCATTTGGCAATCAAAGCACCATGGCCAGCAATCATGAAGGAAGTTTGGCAGAATCCTGAAAAATATGATTCGTATTTTAGCTGGGGCGAGTGGTACGTATCAGGTGATCTTGCTATAAAAGACGAAGATGATTATATCTTTTTCCAAGGACGTTCAGATGACATGATTAATTCTTCCGGAGAACGAATCGGCCCTTTTGAAGTGGAAAGCAAACTGATCGAGCACAAAGCAGTGGCAGAAGCCGGAGTAATTGGCAAGCCTGATCCTATTCGAGGAGAGATCGTGAAAGCCTTCATCGTTTTAAAAGATGGATTTAGTGAGAGTCAAGAGCTTTTGGATGAAATCCGAATCTTTGTTCGAGGAGAACTAGCTGCACATGCGGCTCCTCGTGAGATCGAAATCGTAGAAGAGCTTCCCAAAACAAAGATCAGCGGAAAAATATTGCGAAGAGAGCTGAAAGCCCGTGAGTTACAAAAACTTGCTTGA
- a CDS encoding aliphatic sulfonate ABC transporter substrate-binding protein, with product MLKIWQKATLALSIAGALVLSGCSSSAKEGEKPEKIRLDYAFYSPTSLALKKFGWAEEAFKKDGIEVEWIQSQGSNKALEFLNSDSVDFGSTAGAAALIAKDKGAPIESIYIYSQPEWTALVAADGSPIKDVKDLKGKKVAATFGTDPHIFLLRALADAGLSAKDVQIVNLQHADGANALLKGQVDAWAGLDPHMARTEVESGAKYIYRNPDFNTYGTLNVRSEFAKNHPKQVEQVIELYEKARKWTIEHPEEATKLLSEEAGIKEDVAKKQLQRNNFEEPVPGSQHEKAISAAGEVLQKEEIVKTDTNIEDLVKKLINPKFAEKVINQ from the coding sequence ATGTTGAAGATTTGGCAGAAAGCAACACTGGCTTTAAGCATAGCTGGCGCTTTGGTGTTATCAGGCTGTTCTAGCAGTGCAAAAGAGGGAGAGAAACCAGAAAAGATCCGACTCGATTACGCGTTTTACTCTCCCACAAGTCTTGCACTGAAAAAGTTTGGATGGGCAGAAGAAGCATTTAAAAAAGATGGGATTGAAGTAGAGTGGATTCAAAGTCAAGGAAGCAATAAAGCGCTTGAGTTTTTGAATTCAGATAGCGTTGATTTTGGATCAACAGCTGGTGCTGCAGCACTGATCGCAAAAGACAAAGGTGCTCCGATTGAATCGATTTACATCTATTCTCAGCCAGAATGGACAGCACTTGTAGCGGCAGACGGTTCACCGATTAAAGATGTAAAAGATCTGAAAGGCAAAAAAGTAGCAGCAACGTTTGGAACGGACCCACACATCTTTTTACTCCGTGCACTTGCGGATGCTGGCCTGTCTGCAAAGGATGTACAGATTGTAAATCTGCAACATGCGGATGGAGCGAATGCCCTTTTAAAAGGGCAAGTGGATGCTTGGGCTGGGTTAGATCCACATATGGCAAGGACAGAAGTTGAATCCGGTGCGAAGTACATTTATCGTAATCCAGATTTTAATACGTATGGAACTTTAAACGTACGCTCTGAATTTGCTAAAAACCATCCGAAGCAGGTCGAACAAGTAATTGAACTTTATGAAAAAGCAAGAAAATGGACGATTGAACATCCAGAGGAAGCAACAAAACTTTTATCAGAAGAAGCGGGGATTAAAGAAGATGTCGCAAAAAAACAACTGCAACGAAACAACTTCGAGGAACCTGTTCCAGGATCACAGCATGAAAAAGCTATATCGGCTGCAGGCGAAGTACTCCAAAAAGAAGAGATTGTCAAAACAGATACGAATATCGAAGACCTTGTAAAGAAATTGATCAATCCGAAATTTGCAGAAAAAGTGATCAACCAATAA
- a CDS encoding ABC transporter ATP-binding protein — MLKVNSLKRTFNQDTAGFQNINLSVKKGEIIGILGTSGCGKSTLLRVLSGLDHNYEGTISIENESNDQIGMMFQEPRLLPWLSVRKNISFGLEKEKRNSNKYKTYLDLVGLTDFENHYPKDLSGGMAQRTAIARALITEPEILLLDEPFSALDAFTKMQLQDLLLSIWQKKKTTMILVTHDIDEALYLCDRIFILKGQPGEVYSEITVEKEKPRTRGGGYLSKQKAHILHLLNVEKKAAGEHQ, encoded by the coding sequence ATGCTGAAAGTAAACTCTTTAAAACGAACATTTAACCAAGACACAGCTGGATTTCAAAACATTAACCTTTCTGTTAAGAAGGGAGAAATAATAGGGATTTTAGGCACGAGTGGTTGTGGGAAAAGCACATTGCTTCGTGTGCTATCTGGGCTCGATCACAACTATGAAGGTACGATCTCAATAGAGAATGAATCGAACGATCAAATCGGTATGATGTTTCAAGAACCTCGCCTTCTGCCTTGGTTGTCGGTAAGAAAGAACATTTCATTCGGATTGGAAAAAGAAAAGAGAAACAGTAATAAATATAAAACGTATCTGGATCTAGTAGGCTTAACGGATTTTGAGAACCATTACCCGAAAGACTTATCAGGTGGGATGGCACAACGAACAGCCATTGCAAGAGCACTCATTACAGAACCTGAAATTCTGTTACTTGATGAACCGTTTAGTGCGTTAGATGCTTTTACCAAAATGCAGCTTCAGGATCTTCTATTATCCATATGGCAAAAAAAGAAAACAACGATGATTCTAGTGACTCACGATATTGATGAAGCACTCTATCTCTGTGACCGAATTTTCATCTTAAAAGGTCAGCCAGGTGAAGTGTACAGTGAAATTACGGTAGAGAAAGAAAAACCAAGAACCCGAGGAGGCGGTTACCTCTCTAAACAAAAAGCTCACATCTTACATTTATTAAACGTTGAAAAGAAAGCAGCAGGTGAACATCAATGA
- a CDS encoding homoserine dehydrogenase, translating to MAPIKAALLGFGTVGQGVYEALQTHREQLQNVLGKEVVIEGILVKDGSKKRDVDEHVLITTDFDEILNIDGLEVVFEAIVGEEPGFTYLSRALDKGCHVITANKVMFAKHGRSLLDKAETLGRYVGYEATTAGGTPIIRSISQLLQVNEIHAVEAILNGTSNYILTNMREKGLPFHDVLRSAQELGYAEADPASDIEGHDAFYKLMILSELSFGETPKWEDVERKGITEVTSEQISVFKDWGYKVKHLARIRRDRDQFISSVKPVLVDADHPLYGVEDVQNAITVDTSLAGKVTVQGAGAGKLPTASAMVEDLTYVLQPQPVIRKKRAEQHADNNRDSTNFTTVGEYVLIGSSVSFHGTDDVQILKQEIKEDLVYLLIECQVSTATLLKENPELVVYEVAGKEKNKKVEQEQKDLLLKKVTNL from the coding sequence ATGGCACCTATTAAAGCAGCACTGCTAGGTTTTGGCACAGTTGGCCAAGGTGTATATGAAGCATTACAAACACATAGAGAACAGCTTCAAAATGTGCTCGGTAAAGAGGTAGTGATCGAAGGGATCTTAGTGAAGGATGGATCAAAAAAACGTGATGTGGATGAGCATGTTTTAATAACTACTGACTTTGATGAGATACTCAATATTGATGGATTAGAGGTTGTATTTGAAGCAATCGTAGGAGAAGAGCCAGGTTTTACTTACTTAAGCCGTGCTCTTGATAAAGGCTGTCATGTCATTACTGCAAATAAAGTCATGTTTGCAAAACACGGAAGATCATTGCTTGATAAAGCGGAAACGCTAGGTCGTTATGTTGGTTATGAAGCGACAACAGCAGGTGGAACACCAATCATTCGGAGCATCTCTCAGCTTCTTCAAGTAAATGAGATTCATGCAGTTGAAGCGATACTTAATGGCACATCCAACTATATTTTAACGAATATGAGGGAGAAAGGTCTTCCGTTTCATGACGTGTTAAGATCTGCTCAAGAATTGGGTTATGCAGAAGCTGACCCAGCAAGTGATATAGAAGGTCATGATGCATTTTATAAGTTAATGATTCTCAGCGAGTTGTCGTTTGGTGAGACACCAAAATGGGAGGACGTAGAACGAAAAGGGATAACAGAAGTTACGAGTGAGCAAATTTCCGTATTTAAAGACTGGGGATATAAAGTGAAGCATTTGGCGCGGATCCGCCGTGACCGCGACCAATTCATATCATCTGTAAAACCTGTCTTAGTTGATGCAGATCATCCATTATATGGTGTGGAAGATGTTCAGAATGCGATTACGGTCGATACAAGTCTTGCCGGAAAAGTTACGGTTCAAGGAGCAGGAGCAGGAAAACTTCCTACGGCAAGTGCTATGGTGGAAGACTTGACTTATGTGCTGCAACCTCAACCTGTAATTCGAAAGAAAAGAGCAGAACAACATGCTGATAATAATAGAGATAGCACAAACTTCACTACAGTCGGAGAATATGTTCTCATCGGTTCATCTGTAAGCTTTCATGGAACAGATGACGTACAAATTTTAAAACAAGAAATAAAAGAAGATCTTGTTTATCTTTTGATCGAGTGTCAAGTGAGTACAGCAACTTTATTAAAAGAAAATCCAGAGCTTGTTGTTTATGAAGTGGCGGGAAAGGAGAAGAACAAAAAGGTTGAACAAGAACAAAAGGATTTATTGTTGAAGAAGGTCACTAATTTATAG